The segment ACCTCAACCGGGCGGGGGCCTTGGAGTGGCCGGGCCTGCCCGGCATGGCGGTGGTGGCCATCACCTTGACGGCCGGCACCGTCCTCTTGATGTGGGTGGGCGAGCAGATCACCGAAAAGGGCATCGGCAACGGGATCAGCCTGCTGATTTTCGCGGGCATCGTCTCGCGCCTGCCCCACGGGCTGGTGACCCTGGCCGAGATGTGGCGGGCCGGGTCGGTCAACCTGTTCCAGATCCTCCTGCTGGTGGTCCTGGGGCTGGTGGTCATCGTGGCCGTGGTCTGGGTGACCGAGGGCCAGCGGCGGATCCCCGTGCAGTACGCCAAGCGGGTGGTGGGACGGCGCATCTACGGCGGCCAGAGCACCCACATCCCCATCCGGGTGAACCAGGCCGGGGTGATCCCGGTGATCTTCGCCGCCTCGCTGGTCGGACTGCCCCTGACGGTAGCCGGGTTCTTCCCGCGGGCAGGCTGGGCCCAGTTCCTGGCGCGGTGGTTCGACTGGGGGACACCGCTCAACACCGCGGTGTACTTCTGGTTGATCGTGGGCTTCACGTTCTTCTACACGGCCATCACGTTCAACCCCCAGGACATCGCCGACAACCTGCGCAAGTACGGCGGCTACATCCCCGGCCTGCGGCCGGGCCGGCCGACGGCGGAGTACCTGGCCCGGGTGGTCACCCGCATCACCGTCTTCGGCGCGCTGTTCCTGGCGCTGATCTCCGTCCTGCCCCTCCTGGTGCGGGGCGTGACCAACATCGCCTCCATATACTTTGGCGGGACGGCCCTGCTCATCGTAGTGGGTGTCGCCCTGGAGACCATGAAGCAGATCGAAGCCCACCTGCTGATGCGCCAGTACCAG is part of the Thermaerobacter subterraneus DSM 13965 genome and harbors:
- the secY gene encoding preprotein translocase subunit SecY, which encodes MLANLGRAVKIEDLRARILFTLAMLLVFRLGVHVPTPGVIAERVAPLFATGSIFQLLDLFAGGALATVSVFAMSITPYINSSIIVQLLTVVIPRLEELAKEGEEGRRKLTQLTRYGTVVMALLQAGGIAFYLNRAGALEWPGLPGMAVVAITLTAGTVLLMWVGEQITEKGIGNGISLLIFAGIVSRLPHGLVTLAEMWRAGSVNLFQILLLVVLGLVVIVAVVWVTEGQRRIPVQYAKRVVGRRIYGGQSTHIPIRVNQAGVIPVIFAASLVGLPLTVAGFFPRAGWAQFLARWFDWGTPLNTAVYFWLIVGFTFFYTAITFNPQDIADNLRKYGGYIPGLRPGRPTAEYLARVVTRITVFGALFLALISVLPLLVRGVTNIASIYFGGTALLIVVGVALETMKQIEAHLLMRQYQGFMKR